The following nucleotide sequence is from Marinibacterium anthonyi.
TAAGCGTGCGGCCCGTGTTGGGTGACGATGGGACCGAGACCGGCAAGTTCGAGATCCCGGCCGGTGGACGGCGGTTCCAAGCGTTGTCCCTGCTGGTGAAGCAGAAGCGTTTGGCAAAGACGACACCCATTCCCTGCATCGTGCGGGATGCAGCGTCCGACATCCTCGCCGAGGACGATTCCTTGGCCGAGAACATGCAGCGGGTCGCCCTGCACCCGCTCGACCAGTTCCGCGCGTTTGTGTCCCTCCGCGACAAGGGTCAGAGCGATACAGAGATTGCTGCGGCCTTCTTCGTGACGCCACAGATCGTGAAGCAGCGCTTGAAACTCGCCTCCGTCGCCCCTGCACTGCTTGAGGTCTATGCCGAGGATGGCATGACGCTGGAGCAGCTCATGGCCTTCACCGTGAACCCCGATCACGCGCGTCAGGTTCAGGTCTGGGATGTGATCCATTCATCCTGGAACAAGGAGCCATTCCAGATCCGGCGCATGCTGACCGAGACCTCGGTCCGGGCGTCCGACCGGCGCGCGATCTTTGTGGGTGTTGAGGCCTACGAAGCGGCGGGCGGCACGATGCTGCATGACCTCTTTCAGGGCGATGACGGTGGCTGGCTCGAGGACCCTGCCCTGCTCGATCGGCTGGTGGCGGAAAAACTCCAGGCCGAGGCTGAGACGGTTGCGGTTGAGGGCTGGAAGTGGATCGAGGTAGCACTCGACCTGCCCTATGGCTTCAGCCACGGTCTGCGGTCCTTGTCCGGCGATCCGGCACCGATGACGGATGACGAAGGTGCGGCCCATGCCAAGCTGCTCGCCGAGTATCGGGCGCTGGAAGAGGAATACGCGGGTCAGGATGACATCCCCGACGAGGTCGACACGCGGCTTGGCGTTTTGGAAGCGGAGATGGAAAAGATCGAAACCCGGCCGTTGATCTTCGACGCGGAGGAGATCGGGCGGGCAGGGGCGTTCGTCACGCTCGACCGCTACGACGCTCTGGCAGTCTATCGCGGCTATGTGCGTCCAGAGGATGAGCCCGTTGACGAGACCGCGGTCCAGGGTGGCGCTGATCCTGCGGTGGCGGGGCAGGGGGATGATCGTGATCTCACCGATGGCCATGGCAGTGCCGCCCATGGCGGAACCGTCATCATGTCGGGTGGCCAGCCGATCGGAACTGACTTGCCGGATGATGAGGATGACGGAGCGCTGAAGCCACTGCCCGAGCGGTTGGTCATGGAGTTGACGGCCCACCGGACGCTGGCACTGCGTGAAGCGATCGGGCGCTCGCCGGATGTCGCGCTGACGCTGCTGCTTCTGAAGCTGGTGACGGACACCTTCCGCACCTCCTCTGCTTCGGGCAGCTGTCTCGAAGCCTCAGTGCGTCACGTCTACATGTCGGCGCAGGCGCCCGATCTGAAGGACAGCGTGGTGGCCAAGCTGGTCGACGAGCGTCATGCGGAATGGGAAGCCGATCTGCCGCTTGGCGATGATGCGGCACTCTGGGATTATCTGACGGTCCTCGACGAGGGCAGCCGTCTGGCTCTGCTGGCGCATTGCCTCAGCCTCGGGATCAACGCGCTGCATGAGAAGGTGAACCCCTACGGGGCAGGCATCTCTGCAGGTGGACTGACCCGGCGGATGGCGCATGCCGATCTCGTGGCGCGCGCCACAGGTCTCGATATGGTCGAGGCGGGCTGGGAGCCGACGGTCGACACCTATCTCAACCGCGTGCCCAAGGCCCGCATCCTCGAGGCCGTGCGCGAGGCGAAAGGGGAGGGGACTGCCCAACTCCTCGATCACCTGAAGAAAGGCGAGATGGCCAGTGAAGCCGAGCGCCTGCTGAAGGGCAGCGGCTGGTTGCCCGAGGTCCTGCGCCGAAACGATCTCGTGGCGCTGGACGGTGAGGACTGTGCCGAAGGGCAGGGGGTGGATGCCGAAGCGGCTGACAGCGTCAGTGAAGCTGACCTTCCTGCGTTCCTGACGGATGACCTGCCTGCTGAAGGCGCGTCGATGCTGGCCGCGGAATAACGTGATCCAGCGGGGGGCGGGGATTCCGCCCCCCAATCACCCTATAACGTAACAATATCAATAAGATGAGTGCGATTATTCGCATTCGGAATGAGGAATCATGTCTGCAACAACCATCATCGAGACTGCCCCCCTCGGGGCGCTCATTCGCTACACCGACGGCAGCCCCAAGCCCCCGGCACGCTTCACGAAGAAGCTGGCGGCCTGGGAGCGGTCGAACGGCGTTGGCCGTCTTGTGAAAAAGGAACCACCCCGACCTTACCCGACATGGACGGCACCCGCGTCGTTCACGCTGCATGAGGGCAACTTCGCCTCTGACGGGGTCATCCTCGTGACCATCATGCGCAGCCATTCGGCTGACAGCGCCCTGGTCTTCGAGGTGGCCGAGGAGCCGAAGCCCGGGCAGGTGCGCGTGCTTCTCGACTTCGGCGGCAACACGGAGTTGCTGCATCTGGCGGAATCCATCACCGCGGCCGAGCTTTGGATCGCCAAGGAAGGATACCGCAATGCGCGACTTGAAATCGTTGGCGATGAAGAGGGCGAAAGGGCAGGGGGCGCGGACCTGGCCGCCTGAGCCCAACTGAAACCGAGGGGCCCGCCTCAGCGCGGGCCTCTCAACCATCACAACCTTGTCCCGCGATGTCGCGGGGCACCAAAGGAACCATCCCCAAGGAAGGACGTCTTCAACCAAGAGCGTGGCCGGGAGGCTGGCGGCGTTCCAAGCATCAGCGGGACAACCGGCTCCTGACGTTGGCGGACCAT
It contains:
- a CDS encoding plasmid partitioning protein, with the translated sequence MAKAAQKITLSPSRDIPFDKLVLSQSNVRRIKAGVSVEELAEDIARRGLLQSLSVRPVLGDDGTETGKFEIPAGGRRFQALSLLVKQKRLAKTTPIPCIVRDAASDILAEDDSLAENMQRVALHPLDQFRAFVSLRDKGQSDTEIAAAFFVTPQIVKQRLKLASVAPALLEVYAEDGMTLEQLMAFTVNPDHARQVQVWDVIHSSWNKEPFQIRRMLTETSVRASDRRAIFVGVEAYEAAGGTMLHDLFQGDDGGWLEDPALLDRLVAEKLQAEAETVAVEGWKWIEVALDLPYGFSHGLRSLSGDPAPMTDDEGAAHAKLLAEYRALEEEYAGQDDIPDEVDTRLGVLEAEMEKIETRPLIFDAEEIGRAGAFVTLDRYDALAVYRGYVRPEDEPVDETAVQGGADPAVAGQGDDRDLTDGHGSAAHGGTVIMSGGQPIGTDLPDDEDDGALKPLPERLVMELTAHRTLALREAIGRSPDVALTLLLLKLVTDTFRTSSASGSCLEASVRHVYMSAQAPDLKDSVVAKLVDERHAEWEADLPLGDDAALWDYLTVLDEGSRLALLAHCLSLGINALHEKVNPYGAGISAGGLTRRMAHADLVARATGLDMVEAGWEPTVDTYLNRVPKARILEAVREAKGEGTAQLLDHLKKGEMASEAERLLKGSGWLPEVLRRNDLVALDGEDCAEGQGVDAEAADSVSEADLPAFLTDDLPAEGASMLAAE